In Lycium barbarum isolate Lr01 chromosome 9, ASM1917538v2, whole genome shotgun sequence, the DNA window tcgAGAATACTTCAGTTGAACGTTCCTATTATATTTTCCATCAACCATTGTTGTTCCTCTATGtaatagaaaaaaataaaataaaaagcttTGTAAAATCCTTTAAACTTGtttattctttttctttattctttataCTTCATTGTTTCTAAAGTTGATACCCTTGATGAACAACAAATGAAACAGGCCAAGACAGAACAAATGGCAGATTCAGCGAAGAGTACCGCACATTCAATGGCTGACAAGGCTGAAAATGCAACCCAAAGTGCTCAAGAATCTGTTCAACAAAACAAAGACCAGAACAACCCTGGATTCCTTCAGCAGGTAATTTATCTATCAGTAGATATATAATAAGCGAATTCAAGAATTTCTCTAAAAATGTTCaagattttaaaatatatttaaattTCGCTAAAGATGTTGAAGGTTCAGGGCGCGTAAATTGAAGGATAAAGATGACATGGTCGGTCACTTTGAATGACACGAGGGATTAATTTAATTTATATACACTGATAGTTTAGAAAAAAATTACACTGTCAGAGAACGTGAAAAATAACGAGCAATCTTTGGATAACTAAAGTTCCTTGCTATAACAAGTTAAattgtacaatttttttttaactgtcAGTTATAAGTTAATCCTTAAAAAAAACTTACTAATATACTCAAAGCTTCCGGTTCTTTttccttatttatttatttatttatttatttataatatgTCTATTaattcttcttattttttttgtttgtttgtaatTCAGACTGGAGAGCAAGTGATCAACATGGCTCAAGGTGCAGTTGATGGAGTGAAGAACACACTTGGAATTGGATCAGACAAAAAGTGAGAGAGATGAGGGCTGAAACACATTTCTCAGTTCGTATCATCTTTAATTTTCATTTAATTACAGGGTTTGCATATGCTGTTATTAGGCATAAGTGAAAACATTACTACTAGTTTTTGATTTATTGTTGGAGATCTCTCACAAAGAGAATTACAAAAATGATTCTTATAGATTGAGATGATTTCATAGGTTTGGTTATTATATGGCTTTAAATTCCATGCACCTTATTGGTATTAGGGAAGTTGTTTTATTGATTGAGATTTCTCTCATTAGAATTCTCATCAGTATGTAATAAGAAAGTTTCTTTGGTTTTGCAAATTCGTACTTTGTTGTTTTTCCACTATACAAGTAATTGGAGTTTAATTCCCAAATTACATAACTAGATTGGGTGTTTGTCCTTGATGTTTCTTCTTTACACTTTTCTATAAACAAGTTGACGGGACACCAATTTGCAACCTGGTTTAGTAGGTGTTTTCACGTGATTTggttgaaattttgaaaaagaagAGAGTAATCGAAGTGGATGTTGAAAAAGGTATCAGGAAGTCTTGTGTATTTTGAACATGTTTTACTAGTGAAATTTGAAATACTCATTAAACATATTTTTAAACTTCAGATTCTTTATTTCAAGATTGAAACGGATTGTA includes these proteins:
- the LOC132610215 gene encoding late embryogenesis abundant protein 1-like codes for the protein MSSAQQAGEYHGQAQAKTEQMADSAKSTAHSMADKAENATQSAQESVQQNKDQNNPGFLQQTGEQVINMAQGAVDGVKNTLGIGSDKK